A region from the Aphis gossypii isolate Hap1 chromosome 1, ASM2018417v2, whole genome shotgun sequence genome encodes:
- the LOC114122008 gene encoding WASH complex subunit 3 → MEELKKIPPMEQRQLVTYINHFITSTVTFLNNFMTHCEAKMMKSEQRLQKISASLCILETKLNSIPELRELQAPQIQTSEPPGRQLKDNSLNTEVSNEHNKAEATNELIKTETTDKHSKTEENISEPTVIETTNEPTVDPTILKYRKMIQFGVPRGAVELKMVNEGLDPKLL, encoded by the exons atggaagaacttaaaaaa ATTCCTCCAATGGAACAACGTCAATTAGttacatatattaatcattttatcacGTCTACTGTAACATTCTTAAACAATTTCATGACACACTGTGAAGCAAAAATGATGAAATCCGAACAACGCTTACAAAAAATTTCAGCATCTCTGTGTATATTAGAAACTAAG ttaaattctaTTCCTGAACTTCGAGAACTCCAGGCACCTCAAATTCAAACAAGTGAACCTCCTGGACGtcaattaaaagataattcaCTTAATACTGAAGTATCCAATGAACATAATAAAGCTGAGGCAACCAATGAACTTATTAAAACCGAAACAACTGACAAACACAGTAAAACTGAAGAAAATATATCAGAACCAACTGTTATTGAGACTACTAATGAGCCTACTGTGGAtccaactatattaaaatatcgtaaaatgaTCCAATTTGGTGTACCTAGAGGTGctgttgaattaaaaatggtcAATGAAGGATTAGATCCCAAACTATTgtga
- the LOC114122023 gene encoding 60S ribosomal protein L44, with translation MVNVPKQRRTYCKKCKVHKVHKVTQYKKSKERQASQGRRRYDRKQSGFGGQTKPIFRKKAKTTKKIVLRMECSECKYRKQIPLKRCKHFELGGDKKRKGQMIQF, from the exons atg GTGAATGTACCTAAACAGAGACGTACTTACTGCAAGAAATGCAAAGTACATAAGGTACACAAGGTAACACAGTACAAAAAATCCAAGGAACGTCAAGCTTCCCAAGGTCGTCGTCGTTACGACCGAAAACAGAGTGGATTTGGTGGTCAGACTAAGCCTATTTTCAGAAagaag GCTAAAACAACcaagaaaattgtattgagGATGGAATGTTCCGAATGCAAATACCGTAAACAAATCCCATTGAAACGTTGCAAGCATTTTGAATTGGGAGGTGACAAGAAACGAAAG ggaCAAATGATccagttttaa
- the LOC114122005 gene encoding transportin-3: protein MEDSPSIETVYEAIYALYNQNTNPAEKQRASNWLNEMQKSVYAWKIADELLARKVDLNSCYLAAQTMRSKLQNSFHELPQDSHASLRDALLNHLSKLDDTTDGVIATQLCVALAHLALQMGSWKNAAVDIASRYNSLKTCFILELLTVLPEEVNSRTLRLGANRRSEIYAEFSDNLPAVNQLLELCLTSEANNNRIKIRSYKCFASWLNIRSVSLSQVWHSNVLSNAFNVLCSFDGCNMIQEAAADAVIAFLQNLEDNNNQDEIQIEIINSVSRLEQAYMMSVTSEDLDRTVNYCRIFTELAESLVMTMVNKSLGSNGLPHFSIKALELVILCANHHDYEVLLITFNLWFRLSEELYKINNVVLTEMFKPYFEQLIGALYKHCMIDTDHEGLLDESTEDFADFRMKCSDLIKDVVFIVSSSAVFQQMYMLLQTASVSNVTWDQMEAALFIMQAIARNILPHENEVVPKVVEAILNMPETAHINMRYTSVMLLGELCEWISHEQHSETLEPILNYLQYCLRQPNLAAVTAKSLHSICTTCRHHMVKHLSGLIEILKVVDMLNLPNDVAIGLLKGVAVIVAEVPEEHVYKAIKEICGRQLSPLLALVESTSEKTVPETNTSSDPIYWLDRLSAILRHLATKSNNEKDPCVVAIVEMWPSMSKICTRYKTDSRITEHFCRCLRFMIRLVSRSTTALLAPVAQQMAYLYKEHHHSCYLYIGSILVDEYGSKYDNPLVMTQCHSLLLEMIDAFIEPAFRLFSEKDGLRNYPDTVDDFFRLACRFIQKLPMPFLQSPVLEVIIRCSITAVSLDHKEANASVMKFLLDLLLCGKSRKDNVNNEECRQYVTSIINSIGEQLIDNLIQASVFSLQSYMLPDVIDVIIELMAYDKVQTLSWLSGAVEKLPKQNSAGLVTATNEQCLQFLNSFHSYENDGELCRSLREFSRYFR from the exons ATGGAAGACTCGCCTTCGATAGAAACTGTGTATGAAGCTATTTACGCGCTCTACAACCAAAACACCAACCCCGCCGAAAAGCAGCGAGCTTCGAACTGGCTTAACGAAATGCAGAAATCG GTATACGCTTGGAAAATTGCTGACGAACTGTTGGCCAGGAAAGTGGACCTGAACTCGTGTTATTTAGCGGCACAAACTATGCGctctaaattacaaaattcctTCCATGAACTACCTCAAGATTCACATGCATCATTACGAGATGCCCTATTGAATCATTTGTCTAAATTAGATGATACCACTGACGGTGTAATTGCTACACAG TTGTGTGTTGCATTGGCACACTTAGCTCTTCAAATGGGTTCGTGGAAAAACGCTGCTGTAGATATTGCTTCACGATATAATTCACTGAAAACATGTTTCATATTAGAGTTGTTAACTGTGTTACCAGAAGAAGTCAATTCTCGAACATTGCGTTTGGGTGCTAATCGTAGATCTGAAATTTATGCTGAATTTAGTGATAACTTGCCAGCTGTTAATCAACTATTAGAGCTGTGCTTGACATCTGAAGCAAATAATAATCGCATCAAAATTCGATCTTACAAGTGTTTTGCATCATGGTTGAACATCAGAAGTGTGTCATTATCACAAGTGTGGCATAGCAATGTGCTATCAAATGCGTTTAATGTGTTGTGTAGTTTTGAT gGATGTAATATGATTCAAGAAGCAGCTGCAGATGCAGTGATTGCATTCCTTCAGAATCTAGAAGATAATAACAATCAAGATGAAATACagatagaaattataaattcagttAGTAGATTAGAGCAGGCTTACATGATGTCAGTTACTAGTGAAGACTTGGATCG AACTGTTAATTACTGTAGAATATTCACTGAATTAGCAGAATCTCTAGTAATGACTATGGTAAACAAAAGCTTAGGATCTAATGGTCTTCCACATTTCTCTATTAAAGCATTAGAATTGGTTATTTTATGTGCAAACCATCATGATTATGAG gttttattaataacattcaatCTATGGTTTAGATTATCCgaagaattatataaaataaataatgttgttttaacTGAAATGTTTAAACCATATTTTGAGCAACTAATTGGTGCCTTATATAAACACTGTATGATTGACACAGATCAT GAAGGTCTATTAGATGAGAGCACAGAAGACTTTGCAGATTTCAGAATGAAATGTTCTGATTTGATTAAAGATGTAGTATTTATAGTCAGTTCATCAGCTGTATTTCAACAAATGTATATGCTCTTACAAACAGCTTCCGTGTCTAATGTTACTTGGGATCAAATGGAAGCAGCACTGTTTATTATGCAAGCCATTGCTAGGAATATATTGCC TCATGAGAATGAAGTTGTTCCTAAAGTGGTTGAGGCTATACTAAATATGCCAGAAACTGCTCACATAAACATGAGATACACTTCAGTGATGCTGTTAGGAGAATTATGCGAATGGATATCACATGAACAACATTCAGAaacattag aACCAATATTGAATTATCTACAGTATTGTTTACGCCAACCTAATCTTGCTGCAGTCACAGCAAAATCTTTACATAGTATTTGTACTACTTGTCGACATCACATGGTTAAACATCTCAGCGGACTAATTGAAATCCTAAAAGTGGTTGATATGCTGAATTTACCCAATGATGTCGCGATTGGCTTATTAAAAG GTGTTGCTGTGATTGTTGCTGAAGTGCCTGAAGAACATGTTTACAAAGCAATTAAAGAAATTTGTGGGAGACAACTAAGTCCATTATTAGCTCTAGTTGag tCTACATCAGAAAAAACTGTTCCTGAGACTAATACTTCTTCAGACCCAATATATTGGTTGGATCGTTTGTCAGCAATTTTAAGACATTTAGCTACCAaatcaaataatgaaaaagacCCTTGTGTAGTTGCTATTGTTGaa ATGTGGCCATCTATGTCTAAAATATGCACTAGATATAAAACCGACTCACGTATCACGGAACATTTTTGTCGGTGTCTTCGATTTATGATTAGATTGGTTAGTCGATCAACAACTGCACTTTTAGCACCAGTTGCTCAacaa atggcatatttatataaagagCATCATCACAGTTGTTATCTTTATATCGGTTCAATTTTGGTTGACGAATATGGTTCCAAATACGACAACCCACTTGTTATGACACAATGTCACTCACTCCTATTAGAAATGATAGATGCGTTTATTGAACCGGCATTCCGattatttagtgaaaaagATGGGCTCAGAAACTATCCAGATACCGTTGATGATTTCTTTCGATTAGCGTGCAG atttattcaaaaactccCTATGCCTTTTCTTCAATCCCCGGTACTTGAAGTGATCATAAGATGCAGTATAACTGCTGTTTCATTGGACCATAAAGAAGCTAATGCATCTGTTATGAAATTTCTATTagacttattattatgtggaaaatcaagaaaa GACAATGTAAACAATGAAGAATGTAGACAATATGTTAcctcaataataaattcaattggtGAACAATTGATTGACAATTTAATTCAAGCGAGTGTTTTCTCACTTCAATCATACATGTTACCTGATGTGATAGATGTGATTATTGAACTGATGGCTTATGATAAAGtt caaACATTAAGTTGGTTAAGTGGAGCTGTT
- the LOC114122022 gene encoding L-2-hydroxyglutarate dehydrogenase, mitochondrial: MKPVQITTIKMKNFKLFSNSNKRLYSKCKTNSYDVLVVGGGIVGFATARALLSRNKHLHVGLVEKENRPSVHQSGHNSGVIHAGIYYKPGTMRAKMCIEGLYKTYEYCAKNNIPHKKCGKLIVATNESQIKSLNDLYERGLENGTPDIKLINGNDIKTIEPYCNGVRAIHSPHTGIVDWAVVTKHYAADFINLGGQITYNFKVKSFEECKHNRAVRIISEKNKEILADYIITCGGLQSDELSLMTGCQPDPYILPIRGEYLLLGKEKAHLVKGNIYPVPDPSLPFLGVHFTPRMDGSVFLGPNAVLALKQEGYSWGDVSFSNTIRLLKLDGVQKLMAKHMKFGINETIKSLFPAMQLKEIQNYIPDIKQNDINKGPTGVRAQPLWADGTMAEDLVLDIASNDPSDLVKHRIMHCRSAPSPSATSSLPIGEVIVDKMFAKYPRLSLIPN, translated from the exons ATGAAACCAGTCcaaataactacaataaaaatgaaaaattttaaattattttcaaattcaaataaacgtttatataGTAAATGCAAGACAAACAGTTATGATGTACTTGTTGTGGGAGGAGGTATTGTTGGATTTGCTACTGCACGAGCATTATTATCACGCAATAAACATTTACATGTAGGTCTtgtagaaaaagaaaataggCCTTCAGTTCATCAAAGTGGACACAACAGCGGAGTTATACATgcaggtatttattataaaccagGCACAATGAGAGCAAAAATGTGCATTGAAGGTCTATATAAAACTTATGAATACTGtgctaaaaacaatataccgCATAAAAAATGTGGAAAACTCATTGTTGCCACTAACGAGTctcaaataaaaagtttaaatgacTTATATGAGCGAGGATTAGAAAATGGTACTCCTgacataaaattgataaacggAAATGATATTAAGACCATTGAACCATATTGTAAT GGTGTACGGGCAATTCATTCACCACACACAGGAATTGTGGATTGGGCAGTAGTGACAAAACATTATGCAGCagactttataaatttaggaGGTCAAAtaacttacaattttaaagtgaaaTCATTTGAAGAATGTAAACATAACAGAGCAGTCAGaataatttctgaaaaaaat aaagAAATATTAGCAGATTATATCATCACGTGTGGTGGACTACAATCAGATGAATTATCATTGATGACTGGATGTCAACCTGATCCATACATTTTACCAATACGTGGAGAATATCTTTTACTTGGCAAAGAAAAAGCACACCTCGTTAAAGGCAATATTTATCCA gTGCCTGATCCTAGTTTACCATTTCTTGGAGTACATTTTACTCCAAGAATGGATGGCTCTGTTTTTTTGGGTCCAAATGCAGTTCTGGCTCTAAAACAAGAAGGATACag TTGGGGCGATGTAAGTTTTTCCAATACAATAAGGCTTTTAAAACTGGATGGAGTACAAAAGCTAATGGCTAAACATATGAAATTTGGTATTAATGAAACAATCAAGTCATTATTTCCTGCCATGCAGCtaaaagaaatacaaaattacattccagatatcaaacaaaatgatattaataa agGTCCCACGGGTGTTCGTGCTCAACCACTGTGGGCAGATGGAACAATGGCAGAGGATTTGGTGCTCGACATTGCATCAAATGATCCTTCAGATTTAGTGAAGCATAGAATAATGCATTGTCGAAGTGCTCCATCACCTTCAGCTACATCGTCATTACCAATTGGTGAAGTAATTGTGGACAAAATGTTTGCAAAATACCCACGTTTAAGTCTTATACCAAATTAA